A single Juglans regia cultivar Chandler unplaced genomic scaffold, Walnut 2.0 Scaffold_662, whole genome shotgun sequence DNA region contains:
- the LOC109020853 gene encoding alpha carbonic anhydrase 7-like: protein MKNQSKPIFIASFLVCAILFSYSPSTRSQEVENEREFDYLEGSDKGPRHWGDIRKDWAACKNGGMQSPIDLLNQRVKLIPKSGQLKRNYKSCNATVKNRGHDISLQWVGDAGSIQINGTDYFLQQGHWHSPSEHSINGRRFDLELHMVHVTKDLSVKNKIAVVGLFYKIGQPDAFISKLMRNIMSMSDKKGERRMGVIDPTGIKMGGKKYYRYMGSLTVPPCTEGVSWTIYKKIRTVSREQVKILREVVHDYAERNSRPIQPLNRREIHLYGPNTRNTND, encoded by the exons ATGAAGAATCAAAGCAAGCCGATCTTTATAGCAAGCTTTTTAGTCTGCGCAATTCTTTTCTCATATTCTCCATCAACCAGATCTCAAGAAGTTG agaatgagagagaattTGATTATTTAGAAGGAAGCGATAAGGGGCCACGTCATTGGGGAGACATCAGGAAAGATTGGGCAGCTTGTAAGAATGGAGGCATGCAATCTCCCATTGATTTGTTGAATCAGAGAGTGAAATTGATCCCCAAGTCAGGGCAACTAAAAAGGAACTACAAATCTTGTAATGCCACTGTCAAGAACAGAGGACATGACATTTCG CTACAATGGGTAGGTGATGCGGGATCAATACAGATCAACGGCACTGATTACTTTCTACAACAAGGCCACTGGCACTCACCTTCTGAGCATTCCATAAATGGAAGGAG atttgactTGGAGCTGCATATGGTTCACGTAACCAAGGACCTCAGCGTGAAAAATAAGATTGCTGTTGTCGGACTCTTCTATAAGATTGGTCAACCCGATGCATTCATTTCAAAG TTGATGAGAAATATAATGTCCATGAGTGACAAAAAGGGAGAACGAAGAATGGGGGTGATTGATCCTACAGGAATCAAAATGGGTGGCAAGAAGTACTACAGATACATGGGCTCACTGACTGTTCCGCCATGCACTGAAGGTGTCAGTTGGACAATCTATAAAAAG ATAAGGACCGTCTCAAGGGAACAAGTGAAAATACTTAGAGAGGTGGTCCATGAT TACGCTGAGAGGAATTCAAGACCGATTCAACCCCTCAATCGTCGGGAGATCCACCTCTATGGTCCAAATACAAGAAACACAAatgactaa